The segment TGCTGGTTGTTGCTTCTTTCTTCGTTTTGTAAACAGCCACATACTTCTTGCTCCTTTCTTCTTTTCTGTCCTTATTTTTATTATAGGATGATTCAACCAATTATGTTTTCCAAACTGATATAAGATTGTTTTTTTGTTGTTTCTTTTTCTTGAATCAGGCAAAAAAAGCAATACAAACATTGATATAAAAGCTTTTTCCAATGAATTAATGTTCTGTTAAGGTACTATTAAGCATTCGATAAGATTAGGTAGACCAAATTGTTTTTTTCATGTTCTTTTTTCTTACTTCATCTATCTTCCCTTTAAAATATTGCTTATCCTAGAGTCGTCAAGGAGGCGTCAATTTTAGAAACACACAACTCTTTCTGTCCTAAGAATAATTTTCTACCCATCTAATTTTGATACCGCTTATAAACAATGCAATCAGAAAAGGAGAAGCGTATGTTACTAACCGTTTTATCTTATGCAATGATCATTATCTTCATGTATGTCATCATGAAAAAGAAAATGTCCCCTTTTACTTCCCTTGTGGTTATTCCACTTTTATTTACCTTAATTGCAATGATTTCTGGTGCTTCAAAGAAAGGAAATATTGGCGATTTTGTATTAGAAGGCATCAAAACAACTTCAAATACAGGAATCATGCTATTATTTGCCATTTTATATTTTTCAATCATGTTAGACGCTGGTCTATTTGATCCAATCACTAAAAAAATGATTTATTTTGCCAAAGGCGATCCGATGAAAGTTTTAATGGCAACTGCGATCGTTGCCGCAACCGTTTCGCTGAATGGCGATGGGACAACGACTACGTTGATTTGCTGTTCCGCTTTTATTCCTATCTATAAAAAATTAAACATGAAAATGATGAACTTAGGGGTATTGATCATTCTTCAAAATACCATCATGAATCTATTACCTTGGGGTGGACCGACCGCTCGAGCGATGGCAGTATTGGAAGTCGATGCGGATATCTTGTCTTACCTAGCTCCTGGAATGATCTTGTCTTTGCTTTATGTCATTTTTTTCGTTGCACGCCGGATGGGAAAACAAGAACGTGACCGTTTAGGTATTACCCAATTATCAAATGAGGAAATTGAAGAAATCACTAAAATCACCGATCCTGAAACAGTCAAAATGCGCTGTCCTAAAAATTTTGTATTCAATGGGATACTCACGATCGTGTTGATTGCCTGGTTGGTTGCAAGCTCGTTTATCTCTTCGATTGCCTTACCACCTCTTTTATTATTTTTAGTAGGAACATGCATTGCCTTAATGGTCAATTACCCTAATCTAAAAGATCAATCCGCCCGTATTGGTGCAAATGGTGGCGATGCAGTGCAAGTCGTGATTTTAGTTTTTGCAGCAGGAGTTTTCATGGGGCTTTTCCAAGGTTCCGGTATGGCTGAAGCACTCGCGAATAGCTTTACTTATCTCATTCCAAAACAACTAGCAGGATTCTGGGGATTAGTCATTGCGTTGATTTCAGCGCCCGGTACTTTCTTTATTTCAAATGACGGTTTTTATTTCGGTGTATTACCCGTTTTAGCAGAAGCCGGACATACCTATGGCTTTACGAATATGCAAATGGCTCTCGCCTCTTTGATGGGTCAAGCCTTCCATTTGCTCAGTCCTTTAGTCGCTTTTATCTATCTTTTGTTACGTTTGACCGGATTGGATATGGGGAAATGGCAACGAGAAGCTGGAAAATATGCCTTGGGTATTTTTACTATTTTTGTCGTCACAATTATTCTTTTTGGCTATATGCCATTTTATATTTCCCAATAAAAACAACCGTCTAAAGTAGATGTCCACTCTGAGAAGTGCTCCGTAATAGTAGAAAACAATTGATCCTCTCTTTTTCGATGTTACGGAACAATTTCTCAGAGATTTCCAGACGGACACTTTATTCCGATTTGTAAAATAAAAGTCACTCACATTTTAGTCATTTCTCATGAGGCGAAGGATAAAGCATGATAGACTTATTCATTGACTTAGTTTTTTATAGCAAAAGTAGAAATGGGGAGAAGAAATGAACAAGGTTGTTGAAGCATTACGTAAAAATTTGGACCTCACACAAAATAAGACATTGAATGTGCTTATTTATGAAGCGTTTCGTAAAACGATCATTCTTGGCGATATCCCTGCCAATACGCGGATCAACGAAAAAGTCTTAGCCGAAGAATTGAATATCAGCCGTACACCTATTCGCTTAGCAATGAAACAATTAGTCAATGAAAAATTGGTTGAACACGTACCCAAAATCGGCATCGTCGTCAAAGGTATCCGCATAAAAGACGCTTACGAAATCTATGATATCCGTAAATCTTTAGATACACTTGCCACGATCAAAGCAATGAATCAGATGACAAAAGAAGATTTCATTGAGCTGAAAGAACTATTATTACGAGGCGAAAGCTATAATCAAGCAGATCAAACAGAAAAAGTCTTGCAAAATTTTTCGGACTTCAATACGTTCATCTATGAAAAAAGCCACATGCTCCGTTTAAAATCCATTGTCTTAGAGTTACAAGCTTACCTCGTTTATTTTCGCGATATCGCCATTCGTTCATCCAGACGCAGGGATAAAGCCCTTGAAGAACATTGGCTGATCTATCGCGGGATGCAAACAAAAAATGCAGAACAAATCACTTTGATCACCCACGAGCATTTAGATCGTTCATTACAATTTATTTTAGCTGAAATGGAGCGTAGAAAAATTGACTGACCACAAACTGATCGGTACGATCGCACAGGCTGCACAGCACGCTTTGTTTTACGAAGTAGCATTAAGTCCAAAACCAGGATTAGTCGATCCTATTTCAAATGGCGCGCATACAGATATGGATTTTCAGACTTTTCAAATAAGTATCCAAACCTTAACACCTTTTTTTCAAAAATATATCGCATTAGGTCTTACCCATAAAGGAAACACAAAATCATTATTTGAACAGCTAAGGCAGACTGGATATCAAGCAGAGCAAGCAATGCTTGACGCAACAAATGACATCAACACACATAAAGGAGCGAATTTTTCGTTTGCAGTCATCTTGGGCGCGATCGGTTGGCACATGCAACAGTGTTTTATCCAAAGACTTCCATTAAACGCCAAACAGACGGAGCAAATTTTAAAGCTTACCGGAGAACTGACCCATGATTTGATCAAAGAGGATTTTCATGATTTAGCGCGGAAGACACAGCGTACACATGGGGAAGAGCTTTTTTTGGTGCATGGTATTTCAGGTATTCGTGGCGAAGCTGCTCAGTGTTATCCCAGTCTTGCTTCCATTCTTCTTCCCTACTTACGTTCAGCAAACTATCATGCGCCCGATGAAGTCTTTCTACGTGCCTTGGTTTTATTGATGAGCGAAATCGAAGACGGGAATATACTTCACCGAGGCGGTATTCAGGAGTGGCAAAAAGTACAACAAGAGACAAAAAAAATTCATCAAGCAAAGCTTCCACGGAAGCAGCTACTTGATGAATTAACGATCTATGATCAACGATTGACCAAACGCAATCTAAGTCCTGGTGGTGCAGCAGATTTACTTTCATTAGGTATTTTTTTCGCTCAATTAGAAGGATTACTTTCTTTACCAGAGGGTAAGAAAATATAACCAAGTCCTCTAACCGTTCTGAGGTACTGGACATTTTTTGGATCATCTTCGATTTTGTTTCGTAAGTGATTGATAAAAACCATAATGGTATTGGCATCCAGCTCACTGTCATTCCAAACACTTTGATAAATTTGTTCCTTTGAAAAAACCTGTTCGGGATTTTCTATAAAGAATTGCATCAGCTTGATTTTTTTTGAAGACAACTCAATGGATTTGCCTTTTTTATATAAACGATAAAGCGCTTTGTCAAAGCAAAAATCACCTATACTGATTTTATTTTTTTTGCACTTTGTCGTTTGTTCTTTAAGTACGTTGTGTCTGTCCAAAATAGCGAGAACTTGCGCCTTTAGCAGTGTCGGATTGAATGGTTTAGTGATGTAATAATCTGCTCCCATCTCCAATCCAGTGATAATTTCAATCTCATTTTGTTGTTCGGTAAAAAAAACGATGGGAGAAAGACTGTCTTGCTCTCGGATGAGTTGAACAATATGGTAGCCATCTGTTTGATGGGCTAAACGAATATCTAAGAGATATAGATCAAAAGTCACTCTAGACATGATATCCAGTGTTTTTTCGACGCAATCACTTTGATAGATCAATACACCAGCTGGTTGTAAGGCCTTCCAAATCATTCTTCTAAATGTTAGATCTTCATCGATCGCCAATATCTTCTCATTTCTCATTTTCTTTCCTCCTGCC is part of the Enterococcus mundtii genome and harbors:
- a CDS encoding CitMHS family transporter, coding for MLLTVLSYAMIIIFMYVIMKKKMSPFTSLVVIPLLFTLIAMISGASKKGNIGDFVLEGIKTTSNTGIMLLFAILYFSIMLDAGLFDPITKKMIYFAKGDPMKVLMATAIVAATVSLNGDGTTTTLICCSAFIPIYKKLNMKMMNLGVLIILQNTIMNLLPWGGPTARAMAVLEVDADILSYLAPGMILSLLYVIFFVARRMGKQERDRLGITQLSNEEIEEITKITDPETVKMRCPKNFVFNGILTIVLIAWLVASSFISSIALPPLLLFLVGTCIALMVNYPNLKDQSARIGANGGDAVQVVILVFAAGVFMGLFQGSGMAEALANSFTYLIPKQLAGFWGLVIALISAPGTFFISNDGFYFGVLPVLAEAGHTYGFTNMQMALASLMGQAFHLLSPLVAFIYLLLRLTGLDMGKWQREAGKYALGIFTIFVVTIILFGYMPFYISQ
- a CDS encoding GntR family transcriptional regulator; amino-acid sequence: MNKVVEALRKNLDLTQNKTLNVLIYEAFRKTIILGDIPANTRINEKVLAEELNISRTPIRLAMKQLVNEKLVEHVPKIGIVVKGIRIKDAYEIYDIRKSLDTLATIKAMNQMTKEDFIELKELLLRGESYNQADQTEKVLQNFSDFNTFIYEKSHMLRLKSIVLELQAYLVYFRDIAIRSSRRRDKALEEHWLIYRGMQTKNAEQITLITHEHLDRSLQFILAEMERRKID
- the citG gene encoding triphosphoribosyl-dephospho-CoA synthase CitG; this translates as MTDHKLIGTIAQAAQHALFYEVALSPKPGLVDPISNGAHTDMDFQTFQISIQTLTPFFQKYIALGLTHKGNTKSLFEQLRQTGYQAEQAMLDATNDINTHKGANFSFAVILGAIGWHMQQCFIQRLPLNAKQTEQILKLTGELTHDLIKEDFHDLARKTQRTHGEELFLVHGISGIRGEAAQCYPSLASILLPYLRSANYHAPDEVFLRALVLLMSEIEDGNILHRGGIQEWQKVQQETKKIHQAKLPRKQLLDELTIYDQRLTKRNLSPGGAADLLSLGIFFAQLEGLLSLPEGKKI
- a CDS encoding response regulator transcription factor, with translation MRNEKILAIDEDLTFRRMIWKALQPAGVLIYQSDCVEKTLDIMSRVTFDLYLLDIRLAHQTDGYHIVQLIREQDSLSPIVFFTEQQNEIEIITGLEMGADYYITKPFNPTLLKAQVLAILDRHNVLKEQTTKCKKNKISIGDFCFDKALYRLYKKGKSIELSSKKIKLMQFFIENPEQVFSKEQIYQSVWNDSELDANTIMVFINHLRNKIEDDPKNVQYLRTVRGLGYIFLPSGKESNPSN